One genomic window of Devosia salina includes the following:
- a CDS encoding helix-turn-helix transcriptional regulator produces the protein MLISIKEAARMTSLSRTAINVARADGRFPAAVPLGDKRIGFVKSEVEEWIAARIAARPANDNSRAQAA, from the coding sequence TTGCTCATTTCCATTAAAGAAGCCGCTCGCATGACCAGCCTTTCCCGCACCGCTATCAACGTGGCGCGTGCCGACGGCCGCTTCCCTGCCGCCGTGCCGCTCGGCGATAAGCGAATTGGCTTTGTGAAGTCCGAAGTCGAAGAGTGGATCGCGGCGCGCATCGCGGCACGGCCCGCCAACGACAACTCTCGGGCACAGGCCGCCTAA
- a CDS encoding DUF7146 domain-containing protein yields the protein MTLLDKYAGQLGGKRIGNRIVCPGPGHSRADRSLSVYFATDGSFTTHSFAGDDFAACRDHVKAVLGLDDREPQPLPLEPVRPLDKRAQSAKAMRIWSEAVPIAGTLAEAYLASRGLAYDGDALRFHPSCPFGKDRHPAMLGLMTDILTNEPTGIHRTALLADGSGKAAPGKQMMGRAKYAVVRLSPDETVTHGLAVAEGIETALAALFRPIWACLSAGTMSAFPALSGIESVTIFADHDPAGVKAANDCGKRWHEAGREVHMVMPAQAGSDMAEVINAAA from the coding sequence ATGACACTTCTCGATAAATACGCCGGCCAGCTAGGCGGCAAGCGCATCGGCAACCGCATCGTCTGCCCCGGTCCTGGCCATAGCCGCGCCGACCGCAGCCTGTCGGTGTATTTCGCCACAGACGGCAGCTTCACCACCCACTCATTTGCCGGCGACGATTTTGCTGCATGCCGGGACCACGTGAAAGCCGTTCTCGGCTTGGACGATCGCGAACCGCAGCCGCTGCCGCTGGAACCCGTCCGGCCGCTCGACAAGCGCGCGCAGAGCGCCAAGGCCATGCGCATATGGTCCGAAGCCGTGCCAATCGCCGGAACGCTGGCCGAAGCCTATCTCGCCAGCCGCGGCCTGGCCTATGACGGCGACGCGCTTCGCTTCCACCCGTCATGCCCCTTTGGCAAGGACCGGCATCCGGCCATGCTCGGTCTCATGACCGACATCCTCACCAACGAGCCCACCGGCATCCACCGGACCGCATTGCTAGCCGATGGCAGCGGCAAGGCTGCGCCCGGAAAGCAAATGATGGGCCGCGCCAAATACGCCGTGGTACGGCTGTCACCGGACGAAACCGTGACGCATGGCCTTGCCGTCGCCGAAGGCATAGAGACCGCCTTGGCGGCGCTATTCCGACCGATCTGGGCCTGCCTCTCGGCCGGCACGATGTCTGCGTTCCCAGCCCTGTCCGGTATCGAGTCTGTTACCATTTTTGCGGACCACGACCCTGCAGGCGTCAAGGCGGCAAATGACTGCGGCAAGCGCTGGCACGAAGCCGGGCGCGAGGTGCATATGGTCATGCCTGCGCAGGCAGGCAGCGATATGGCGGAGGTGATCAATGCCGCCGCTTAA
- a CDS encoding AAA family ATPase, with product MPPLKRIVNTPEKPFEPLVAANDNGGNTPAIAMVPALDFDETEIPLRQWIIPGLLIRRHLSVLVAPPGAGKSLLTLQLALATARGEEWGGFVPRYPSRVLVVNSEDDVDEMRRRLAASVRSMGINKGDIADRIFLADDPSSIVVARTDPKSKTVTRMPLVDELIAAVRQQRIDVLVVDPFAETFEGDENSNSEVKWAAAIWREVARQTDCAVLLVHHVSKAGSSSPGDMNAARGGGALVGVARSVSTLFAMSEGDAKVMGVEDRERHMFVRFDDAKANLTLVTGQAKWFRKETVRLNNGTATQHGDDVGVLHPWQPPSVMEGLTIATINLILDDLSAGFVDEHGEVTGVPCSYTDTKRGPRWGGHVVIRHCEMEPARAAKVLKTWKDNGVIDEVTFYDEADRKDKKGIRVIEANRPGKSMN from the coding sequence ATGCCGCCGCTTAAGCGCATCGTGAACACCCCCGAAAAGCCGTTCGAGCCGCTTGTGGCTGCGAATGATAACGGCGGCAACACCCCAGCCATCGCTATGGTGCCGGCACTGGATTTTGATGAGACCGAGATCCCGCTACGGCAATGGATCATCCCTGGACTGCTCATCAGGCGCCATCTTTCGGTACTGGTGGCCCCACCGGGCGCCGGAAAGTCGTTGCTTACATTACAGCTGGCGCTGGCAACCGCACGCGGTGAAGAGTGGGGCGGTTTCGTGCCGCGCTATCCAAGCCGAGTCTTGGTCGTCAACTCAGAGGACGATGTGGATGAAATGCGGCGCCGACTGGCTGCGAGCGTTCGATCCATGGGCATCAACAAGGGCGACATTGCAGATCGGATTTTTCTGGCTGATGATCCCTCATCAATTGTAGTGGCACGAACGGACCCAAAGTCGAAAACGGTGACACGTATGCCGCTGGTCGACGAGCTCATTGCGGCCGTGCGGCAGCAGCGCATCGACGTTCTGGTCGTGGACCCATTCGCGGAAACCTTCGAAGGTGACGAGAACAGCAACAGCGAGGTCAAATGGGCTGCGGCAATCTGGCGTGAAGTCGCTCGTCAAACTGACTGCGCCGTCTTGCTGGTGCACCACGTTAGCAAGGCTGGTTCGTCCTCGCCCGGCGACATGAATGCTGCTCGAGGCGGCGGTGCCCTTGTGGGTGTTGCGCGCTCGGTCTCCACGCTGTTCGCCATGTCCGAAGGCGACGCAAAGGTCATGGGGGTTGAGGATCGCGAGCGGCATATGTTTGTTCGGTTCGATGACGCCAAAGCCAACCTGACGCTGGTTACTGGACAGGCCAAGTGGTTCCGCAAGGAGACGGTCCGCCTCAACAACGGCACGGCCACTCAACACGGTGATGACGTTGGCGTGCTCCACCCATGGCAGCCCCCTTCAGTCATGGAGGGCCTGACCATTGCCACCATCAATCTCATCCTGGACGACTTGTCGGCCGGCTTTGTGGATGAGCATGGCGAGGTCACCGGCGTGCCGTGTTCCTACACTGACACGAAGCGAGGCCCACGATGGGGTGGCCATGTCGTAATTCGCCATTGCGAAATGGAGCCCGCGAGAGCGGCGAAGGTGCTCAAGACGTGGAAGGATAACGGCGTCATTGATGAGGTCACCTTCTACGACGAAGCCGACCGAAAGGACAAAAAGGGCATCCGCGTCATCGAGGCGAACCGGCCCGGAAAGTCCATGAACTGA
- a CDS encoding HK97 family phage prohead protease produces MAAISGYAARFNSDAVIGDYFVERLHPKCFDSALKEKADVRCLLDHDTGRVLGRTKSGTLKLRVDRIGLYFNVDIDDTTPDGQTALGLVGRGDLSGCSFGFRVKSQEWDESGDMPVRTILDLDLYEVSIVAFPAYDDTVAALVQEAGNRSASVARAKAAMRRRGIAV; encoded by the coding sequence TTGGCCGCAATTAGTGGGTATGCCGCACGATTTAACAGCGATGCCGTCATTGGCGACTATTTCGTGGAGCGCCTGCACCCCAAGTGCTTTGACAGCGCGTTGAAGGAGAAAGCGGACGTTCGCTGTCTGCTGGACCATGACACGGGGCGCGTGTTGGGAAGGACCAAATCAGGCACGCTCAAGCTGCGAGTCGACCGCATTGGACTGTATTTCAATGTCGACATCGATGATACCACTCCAGATGGCCAGACCGCTCTCGGCCTGGTGGGTCGTGGAGACCTTTCGGGGTGCTCATTTGGGTTTCGTGTGAAGTCCCAGGAGTGGGATGAGTCTGGCGACATGCCAGTGCGCACCATCCTCGACCTTGACCTCTACGAAGTCAGCATTGTGGCATTCCCTGCCTATGACGACACCGTCGCGGCGTTGGTCCAGGAAGCGGGAAACCGGAGCGCGTCGGTCGCGCGTGCCAAGGCGGCAATGCGCCGCCGGGGCATTGCGGTATGA